In Achromobacter xylosoxidans A8, a single window of DNA contains:
- a CDS encoding DUF5993 family protein, whose product MVMMLPFLTGLIAVWFGMLGRRRPCVTFWLLTLALFAAWCQYHMTSPLALSF is encoded by the coding sequence ATGGTAATGATGTTGCCTTTCCTGACTGGCCTGATCGCGGTGTGGTTCGGCATGCTGGGCAGGCGCCGCCCCTGCGTGACCTTCTGGCTGCTGACGCTGGCGCTGTTCGCCGCCTGGTGCCAGTACCACATGACCAGCCCGCTGGCCTTGTCGTTCTGA
- the purE gene encoding 5-(carboxyamino)imidazole ribonucleotide mutase: MTAKTSAAAEATPVVGVIMGSSSDWEVMKHAVTMLEDFGVPHEARVISAHRMPQDMAEYGAEAHARGLRGIIAGAGGAAHLPGMMAALTEVPVFGVPVPSKYLRGEDSLLSIVQMPKGVPVATFAIGEAGAANAALHLIATLAGTDAGLHKKLVAFRARQTQAARDMKVPPEA; the protein is encoded by the coding sequence ATGACAGCCAAGACTTCCGCAGCGGCAGAGGCCACCCCCGTGGTGGGCGTGATTATGGGTTCTTCCAGCGATTGGGAGGTCATGAAGCACGCGGTCACCATGCTGGAGGACTTCGGCGTGCCCCACGAGGCCCGCGTGATCTCCGCGCACCGCATGCCGCAGGACATGGCCGAGTATGGCGCCGAGGCGCATGCGCGCGGCCTGCGCGGCATCATCGCCGGCGCCGGCGGCGCGGCGCACCTGCCGGGCATGATGGCGGCGCTGACCGAAGTGCCGGTGTTCGGCGTGCCGGTCCCGTCCAAGTACCTGCGTGGCGAGGATTCGCTGCTGTCCATCGTGCAAATGCCCAAGGGCGTGCCCGTGGCCACGTTCGCGATCGGCGAAGCCGGCGCCGCCAATGCGGCGTTGCACCTGATCGCCACCCTGGCGGGCACGGATGCCGGCTTGCACAAGAAGCTGGTGGCGTTCCGCGCCCGCCAGACGCAAGCCGCGCGCGACATGAAGGTTCCGCCCGAGGCCTGA
- a CDS encoding phosphoribosylaminoimidazolesuccinocarboxamide synthase — MTSALHQSSIKSLPLLGRGKVRDMYAVGDDKLLIVASDRISAFDVILDDPIPGKGQVLTELTEFWLQKLAHILPNHSTGIKAEDVVAPDEVDQVRGRAVVVKRLKPILVEAVARGYLIGSGWKDYQATGAVCGIKLPAGLQQASQLPEPIFTPAAKAEFGMHDENVDFAHVVKEVGQEMAERIRDVTLKLYAEAAKFAATKGIIIADTKFEFGLDDDGTLYLMDEVLTPDSSRFWPADGYRVGISPPSFDKQFVRDWLETQTWDKTPPAPRLPQDVLEKTAAKYREALDRLVA, encoded by the coding sequence GTGACTTCTGCTTTGCATCAATCCAGCATCAAGTCCTTGCCGCTGCTGGGCCGCGGTAAGGTGCGCGACATGTACGCGGTGGGCGACGACAAGTTGCTGATCGTCGCGTCGGATCGTATCTCCGCTTTCGACGTGATTCTTGACGACCCGATCCCCGGCAAGGGGCAGGTGCTGACCGAACTGACCGAGTTCTGGCTGCAGAAGCTGGCCCACATCCTGCCGAACCACTCCACCGGCATCAAGGCCGAAGACGTGGTGGCGCCGGATGAAGTCGACCAGGTGCGCGGCCGCGCCGTGGTGGTCAAGCGCTTGAAGCCCATCCTGGTGGAAGCGGTGGCCCGCGGCTACCTGATCGGCTCCGGCTGGAAGGACTATCAGGCCACCGGCGCCGTCTGCGGCATCAAGCTGCCCGCCGGCCTGCAGCAGGCCAGCCAGTTGCCCGAACCCATTTTCACGCCCGCCGCCAAGGCCGAATTCGGCATGCACGACGAGAACGTGGACTTCGCCCACGTGGTCAAGGAAGTCGGTCAGGAAATGGCCGAGCGCATCCGCGACGTGACTCTCAAGCTGTACGCCGAAGCCGCCAAGTTCGCGGCTACCAAGGGCATCATCATCGCCGACACCAAGTTCGAATTCGGCCTGGACGACGATGGCACGCTGTACCTGATGGACGAAGTGCTGACGCCCGATTCTTCGCGTTTCTGGCCGGCCGACGGCTACCGCGTGGGCATCAGCCCGCCCTCGTTCGACAAGCAGTTCGTGCGCGACTGGCTGGAAACCCAGACCTGGGACAAGACCCCGCCCGCGCCGCGCCTGCCGCAGGACGTGCTGGAAAAGACCGCCGCCAAGTACCGCGAAGCCCTGGACCGCCTGGTCGCCTGA
- a CDS encoding disulfide bond formation protein B codes for MIFSRNPARGSRILNGLALLGITGALGMAFFWQIAYDELPCPLCLLQRVALMLAGMGFLLNMRLGPSPLHYAMSIAGALGGLLASGRQVLLHIAPGDPGYGSPLLGLHFYTWAFIAFIAIIVFCTVMLAVDRKWGDNMLRKPVSVLGVLVMALFFLMALANVGSTTLECGFGPCPDNPTSYQWLNSPSAT; via the coding sequence ATGATCTTCTCCCGCAATCCCGCGCGCGGCTCGCGCATCCTCAACGGCCTGGCGCTGCTGGGCATTACCGGCGCCCTGGGCATGGCCTTCTTCTGGCAGATCGCCTACGACGAGTTGCCTTGCCCGCTATGCCTGTTGCAGCGCGTGGCGCTGATGCTGGCCGGCATGGGCTTTCTGTTGAATATGCGCCTGGGTCCGTCGCCGCTGCACTACGCAATGAGCATTGCGGGCGCGCTGGGCGGCCTGCTGGCCTCGGGCCGGCAGGTGCTGCTGCACATTGCTCCTGGCGATCCGGGCTACGGTTCGCCGCTGCTCGGCCTGCACTTCTACACCTGGGCGTTCATTGCCTTCATCGCCATCATCGTGTTTTGCACGGTGATGCTGGCGGTCGACCGCAAGTGGGGCGACAACATGCTGCGCAAGCCGGTATCGGTGCTGGGCGTGCTGGTCATGGCCCTGTTTTTCCTGATGGCGCTGGCCAACGTCGGCAGCACCACGCTGGAATGCGGTTTCGGGCCTTGCCCGGACAACCCCACCAGCTACCAGTGGCTGAATTCCCCCTCCGCCACATAG